The Caballeronia sp. TF1N1 DNA window GCCATGCTCGATGGCCACCTGTTCGGCGCGCCCGTCGATATCCTGAATCGCGCGGCGCCGCTCGTGCTCGTCTCGCTCGGCATGACGCTCGTGATAGCGACGCGCGGCATCGATATCTCGGTGGGCGCGATCGTCGCGATTGCCGGCGCGACGGCCGCCACGATCCTCGCCGACGATCCTTCCCGCGTGACGCTTGCCATCGCGGCGGCGCTCGCGGTCGGCGTTCTCGCGGGCATGTGGAACGGCTTGCTGGTGGCGTTCATCGGCATGCAGCCGATCATCGCGACGCTCATCCTGATGGTTGCGGGACGCGGCGTCGCGCAGTTGCTGACGGGCGGCCAGATCATCCCGATCGGCGCGCAGGCTTATTTGATGGTCGGCGGCGGCTATCTGGCGGGCGTCCCGTGTTCCGTGTGGATCGCGGCGGGCGCGCTCATCCTCACGGCGCTTCTCGTCGATCGCACCGCGCTCGGGCTTTTCATTCGGGCTATCGGCGTGAATCCGGTTGCAACCCGGCTCGTCGGCTTGCGCTCGAACGTGATCGTGTTCGGCGTGTATGCATTCTCCGGGTTGACGGCGTCCATG harbors:
- a CDS encoding ABC transporter permease, producing MNRIKGVLQHPLVWPCVTLVALCLLDLAHNPRFLSIAMLDGHLFGAPVDILNRAAPLVLVSLGMTLVIATRGIDISVGAIVAIAGATAATILADDPSRVTLAIAAALAVGVLAGMWNGLLVAFIGMQPIIATLILMVAGRGVAQLLTGGQIIPIGAQAYLMVGGGYLAGVPCSVWIAAGALILTALLVDRTALGLFIRAIGVNPVATRLVGLRSNVIVFGVYAFSGLTASMAGILASSNVRSADGNNAGLLLELDAILAVTLGGTSLLGGRFSLAGTVLGALIIQTLTYTTYSIGVPPEATLVVKAAVVLVVSVIQSSTARAVLMRQLRRVFPSASKQPLAEASR